A segment of the Phoenix dactylifera cultivar Barhee BC4 chromosome 15, palm_55x_up_171113_PBpolish2nd_filt_p, whole genome shotgun sequence genome:
ACagtaaaaaaaggggaagaaaataaaCTAATATGATTCATGTTGTGCCACGTAATCAATTTCTTTGTAGTATCCTGGAATAGTTTAGCTCTgggattattataattattccaCTGATGCTTTTGATATTGTCGTAATATAGGTGAGAGTTTACACTGCATCTCAAGTCGAGAATGAGTTGGAAATAGCCAAAAGGGATTACTTACAAGCAGCAGTTGGTGTATGTGCACCAAACAAGTTGGCGATTCCAAAGCTGCTGGATTGGTACCTGCTCGATTTTGCAAAGGATGTGGGGTCACTGATGGACTGGATCTGCCTACAGCTACCAAGTGAATTGAGAAATGATGCAGTGAAATGCCTTGAAATGGGAAGAAGTGTGATTCCACAGCCTATACAAGTCCTTCCATATGAATTCAAATTCAGGTACCTACTGGCCCCATTGAAGCCTCTCTTTGtctcctcaataataccatgTGGTCCACCAAATTCCATGCACTGAAGGTTTTTTATTCACATCTTTGTAATAAAACAGGTTGAAAatgaataaattatttatttgtctGATTCTGGAAATGAGGTTTTTGCTCTTCAGATTTCTCTGTGCATGCCCATTCCGGGAATGCTGCCTTCTGTAGAAAATATAGAAATACCATCAATGAGGTTAAACTATTGTCGAAAGAAATTCAGGTAATTAAGTGTCAGAAAATCTTGTACTCTCagcaattaattagattgcattCGTAAGCACTCGAGATAGTTTATCTGTCAACTATCTACAAAATACTGAACAGGAATGCAATTTTTGTGCTAGCTTTACTATTCCATAAGATAACTTGTCAAAAAGAAGTGCCAATATGCTTGGTTTCACGGAAGTACTACTGACTTAATCATGCAATGAGTACATATGGTTCTGAAATGGATTATTACCAATTATAATTATCTTATAAAGTGCCATGGATATGTTAAAGGACAAATATTATTGTGACATATACATTACTTAAAACAATATTCTCTGCTCTTAAAATATTCATCTAGTTATCTTAGATGTATTGGCTAATTGTTGTTACTTGCTAGTTCCTGTTTCAGATGTAGCGGAGTAAGAAATAATAAACTGCATATGCTATCTAAGAGATCAGTATTACAGAGGTGCGGCTTTACATATATAAGGTTTGAAGTTTGCTCTCTGGCAACTGCTTGACCTCAGTAATCAGCAATTCCTACACTGAAAGTCACAGATGGTAAGAACACTACTCTAATGAGGTGTCCGCATTTAGAAGTTCACTTGTTAGGACGCTTAAGGAGACCAAACAGGGTCCTTGTTAATTCACTTGATGCCTTACGAGGACATAACTGGCTTTGGCACCTAGTAAACTGACAGTTCATCTATCCTTTAACCTTATCTCTGATAGATACTGAAAGTCCTTTTTTCACGAGTCTTCAACTCCTTTTCACAAGTTTCACTCAGATGGGTCAAGGTTGGATATTAGCTGCGGAATGTACTCTATCTGATTCAAGGTAGCCACTGGGGTTCTGTTATCATGGTGTCTTCTTGTTGAATTGTCAAATGCGAGGCGTCTTGCCAACTTGGGATTTACAAGCTTGCATGGGGCAGGTTGAAAGGGACATCCATGCCACGTACTGGTCCTTGTTGACCTTCATTAAGTGTGCTCCCCAATAATTGTTTTTCGGtaattgaagaaaaaaattactGAGGTACTCTTTTACATTTACGCTAGAAACATTTAAACcctaattttttagaaaaattcaaTCAGCCATCAAATTTTAGTTCTCGTTGCAATATGACCCGGTAGTCTATTTAGAATCTGGCATTATTAACAAAGTAAAAAAATAGACACAAATACCTTTGATTCAAAGAGGCCGGATCATAGTTATATTTTTCAGGCAAAGGACTTGCTTTCCTTCATAAGAAACCATTGTTGGATCACCTTCGGTAtatatctcaaagcactctaTCATTCTTCCACCGGCACAGATCTTTAAGCAAGTAGTGGATAGAAGAAGGAGGTGGAGATTTCTCCTCCATCCGTGACCACTAGATATGAAAGCCTTCCGAATGTTATGGATAGATATGGCCCAACCGAAGATGGGAAGGCCGGAGATGAGGACGAGGGCGAAGGCTGAGGAGCTCCTACTATCAGGGTTTGTCATCAGAGGCCAGTTTGGTTGCTTGTTGTGGGCTGCTTGTCGAACCCTATCCTGCTTTTCTATTTCATTTGGAGAATTGGTAACTGCATGGAATGGTATTCAATGTGTAGTCTATCAGTTTAAGGCACCACATGTTTGGCTAGAAAAGGATACTTCTATCATTTTCTTATGGATTTTTGCATGTGCCTAAATAAAAGAGGTAGACATGTTACGGCGGAAGAGGGAATATATTCTTTTTATTCCAGGCTATCCATATtcattaagaaaacaactgggTTGCTGACCGGATAGCAACGAGGGTCTTTGCTGAGAACTTCGGCATGGACGCTCATAACTTAGTTCTGCCTAAATTTACTAATATTTTGCTTTCTGCTCTTCGCGGTGTAACTCATTATAGATTTTAGTTTAGCTCAACCCTGATGCATCATCGCTAGGTTTCTTCTTAATAATAAgatatttattaagaaaatgCAGGATGAGAGatgttatttaaaaaatttcccTAGCTACCAGTGGGTGGGTCAAATAGACTTTTACATATAACTATGGGTTAATAATGATGGAAATTTTTCTAgagataaataatttaataggtTCAAGGGACACAAACGGCCATACCCGAGCAAGCCGGTGACAGTAAAAGGTCTGCCAGccaatcatttatttttttatttattttgcgcGCGCGTGAACCACCCAGACGCGCGTGCGCGCGTGACCCGGCCAAACACGCGATCGCCCGCGTGCGAAGATATCTCATAATTGCGTAGGGTTGGGTTCGGAAGGCTTTTGAAGTGGTTCAACTTgggcttcaactttcttctggTCATCTATAAATACTGCCACGCCAAAATTACACAACAAAAATGATTTGCTATATATTTGgcaataaaaattttatgaatTAAACAGGTCTATACAATTAAGACTACAATTAACTTATCCCGGAGACGGTATACATAGTGATGAGAAAGCTGTTCCTTTTGTTCTCGAAAAGCCTTAGCTTGTTTGCCGAAGAAAAGGCTCTTCAAGAAAaggtaaaagtgaaaaaaaaactaataatcAAAATCATGAGCATAGCGAGAAGGAAAGGAGGGTTCGGCCACTAGATGATATTCTGTTTCCCTCCACTTTTCTTGTCTCGACAATTAGAGTACCTTGCCATAAAGTTTTTCACAATTGGATTGATCGACTTGCTGCACgcttcttttttgctttctttaccTCGCTTAGAGCTCACTTCCTTGCTTTCCAAACTCCAATACTGGAACTAACACTTTTGCCGGGAAtcttctcttctccattgaATGAAGACCCTTTGACCTCAACCTGACAAAAACTTCTTTCCCCGTTAGCCCAACTCATGTcgacaaaaaaggaaaaaagagcaagaaagaaacattaaaaaaaGGCATATATCAAACTCAAACTTCATTTCTAAAGCTCTCCTCTATTTCGGCCCAGGCCCATTCCGGAGCTTTAATCTAAGATGAGACTTACGGCGCATGCGGGTCAAATAGCGTTCAATTAGACATGAGATGGAGAGGTAAGATATTACGGGCTTGTATCTGGGCCCATGGATTCAGTTTGCATGCTATTTTGAATCTGATTTTTGATCTTGTTAAACATAATTTAATTAGATATATGCAATAAAATATAAACACATTTCCAAGTCTGTAATCTAGGATCTTGATTTCAGTTTGCGTTTAAAGTTGATTCTGATTTTCCAATAAGATGGAGAATTAGGATGGCAAACAATCAGACCCCATGAAATTAGTCCTCAAACAATTGATCCGAAACATTACAATGCACCGAACTGAATCTAAATCTCATagcaagttttaatcaaatatttGTAACAACCAAgaatttcatccaaaaaaactacCTGGAAGATATTATTGAGGCTCCTTGGctttgtataagtacctaaaatcTATTTAGTGCATAgctgatgtggaactaaacacatacCAAGATGGATTCTCACGTGCTCTTTCCGttccaaatctattcaaacctaatcacaagtaccacgatcggcccgtggtcaaCGCCAATAGGATTTTGTTGTAATGTTCTCTAATTTACATAGGCAGGCTGTGTTCTCTTTGAGACCATTTGTAAGAACCAAAGACTTCATCCAAAAATGCCTACCAAATGGCATTATTTGGGTTCCCTAACTTTATATAAGTATCTAATTTTTATCCAGTGTATAGCTGATGTGGAAATAAACATATACCGCATGGATCCTCCCAATATTAAATCAGTCAAACCAGCAGAGTAGTTTGGTCAAGCCTCACACAAAATTATTAATCTCcgatatgtttgttaaaagaaGAGATAGTTAGCATATGCTTCCTGCTTCcacaaattttatataaaatttaaaaatttgagTGCTGACTTCTTCGGTTGATAAAATTATTTGGAGCTGTTGGCGATGACCTGGGTTCAAGTCCTACCTGCATTATTTTAAAAACATTCTCCCTTTGTTCGAAAAATCATTAAATTCTAGCGAAATTCGCTATCAGACTTGCTCCATGAGACCAAATTTGTGAACTCATGCTTGGGTTTTAATATATCAAGGCAACGAGGGAAGTTAGCTCGCCTTATGGATATCCTTATCAACAATTTAACCAAGTAGCTAacatgttttaattaaaaatagcaAACAGTAATTGTACGATATAGGTTCAGTAACAACCAAGTAAATTAGATAAGAAGTagtaaataatattgaatatatataaaaataattaaaatataaaaaagttaaaatatgatatgtatgtatgtatatattggAGGTAAGGTTGTGAGAGAGGGAGATAGAGATAGAGGAGAAATAAATttgttcaagagagaagttagttAGGATggtgagaatttgaggcattaGAAACATCCCatcaaatatggaatttggatgCAGGACAAAAGATTTAGATCAGTTATATGCatgtttttatttcttaaattatGGATATTGTTGGTCATTGCATGCTAAAGTTTTGTTTATAAATCAAATAACATTTTTATTGGTGggcaaattttatatatttaaagaaTTTTTCAACACTTCTTCAGTGTTGTTTTATATTTTAGTACTTGTTGACAATAGAGGACAAAAAAACACCAAGAATCGATCCAATGAGCTTAGAACATGAGCCAGAATATGTTCCTTTAGCCAGAATAATTGTTTTTCATTTAACGTCAACCGAATGTGTACCTAACTATCACGCTCCTTATTTAGCTCTTATTGAGAACACGCGTACCACCACTTCTTTTCTTGCAAaacgaataaaaaaaatatcaaaaaataaaaaaagaaagaaagaaagagagaaagaaaaggttGAACATATCCGGCACCAAATTTGGCGAATATATAGTTAAACTTGTAATAAtataggacctcatccaaaataactATCTGAAAGGAATTTTTCTGCAAATAACCAAGGACTAAATATATGCCCTTATCGATCTTCCTATACTCTCCCTTTTAAGTCCTGATATCCTCGTCAGGATGTCATAAGGgtttaaatctattcaaatctaatcacaagcaccacgatcgacTCGTGGCCAATCTCAATAAGCTCTTGCTGTAGTATCTCCTATTCCACTTAGGTCATATGTCGGGTTTattctaataccatttgtaataatctAAGACCTTATTCAAAATAAttagtcggaaggtattttttagattttttagttctgtataactgtataagtatccaagatcccTCCAGCGAATAaatgatgtgagactaaatatacAGTTGCATAGATTTTTACAAAACTATTATTATTCCATTAATCTTTAATCATCCACTTGTCGGTGATTATAAAGTTAATGAACCTTATATGCAGTCTTCCTATAGAACGTCAATGAGGTTAGCACCTAACATTACCATACTAGATGTGACAACCTCGTTCCCAACTCAATTCAACGCTTGGAGGTGCAATTAGTGTCACTTTCCATGTCCAGCTGGTCACTGAAACAAACCAACCCTTGTCAGGTCTCACAAAGACATCGGAACTTAGTAAACAACCAAAATTAGATGGAGTGCTAAAATATTTCATACTTCAGTTGGCACCAGCATCTAATAACCCCAAGGAAGAAGTCCAAGGCAATAGAAACCACATAATGCGACAAACAGGGGGTCACTTGCAGGTTGAGATCAGCAATAAAATCACACAGAGGGTTAAGTAAGGAAAGGGTACAAGTTTTGGTGGTGATCTCAGGATTAGGACAAACGGACTTTGATATCTATGTACAGGGGCATTGCTATGGCGTGACAAATATTTTTATTGGAGCAAGTGGGAGGATTAGCGAGAGATTTCTTGGATCTGCGCCGGCTTTAACGCCTTATGCCGAAGGCTGTTCGAAACTCCCGCGAGCCACGAGTTCACacggaagaaaaagagaggcgGTCACGTCCTATGCCATTGGCCTGTTCGAAACTCCCGCGAGTCGCGAGTTCACAcggaaggaaaagagagaggcggTCTCGTCCTACGTTCACacagaaggaaaaagagagacgTTCGATTTAAGTTCCTCAATCAATGTTATTTGTTTGAACAGTAATAGATCACTCAAAAACAAACttacattttttttacaaaCTTATATTTGTTTGCCAGATTCAGCTTCCAATATGATAGATCTTACTTCTAGATCTTGTTCAGTTTTACTCGTAGTAGCCAATATTATCTATATCGAGCCTGAAAATTCTCTTAGATCAGAGCTTtttctatttaaaaaatttagctCCTATTAAATCAGAATAAAAGGTAAAAaaatatctattttttcatCCGGTGATTAAACCATCTACTTGGAGATGATTTCTAGTCTTCTTGCTCTCGGGTCCCAATAAATCACTTGCTTTGCTTCCATATCTAGATTTTGTGGTAGGATGCTTCTTGTCGTACTTCGTCGTTCGTCGTTCGTCGTTGATAATGACCAGAGCCACTCCTTCTCCCTTTCAATTTCAGTAGACCGGGTCCATGGATCTATTGGAGCATTAATGTACATTGAATTCCGTGGGAACTTTGACCTCGGCTTCACGAAATCAGAAGGAATTGGTGGttaataaaaaagataagggATGTCAAAGACTAGTGCCCCCAGCCCATCAGCTAACGTGCCAAAGGACTCGTCAAAGCGTTTAAAGGCCAATATAGAACAATTAAGATACCCGTTGTCATAAATGGCAATGTGACATCCGTCCATTTCATATCCTGAAGCTTCAGGAAAGAATCCAACCTCGTGAATCAAACCCTTCCTTTGGAAATATAAAATTAACCTCAGGAGTTAGCGGGACCTAAGCTAAGCCAAGCCAACTCAAATCCCGTACGCTAAACAAACACGCACACATATATTTATCTTATTTGAAACTATCTATAAGCTCACGTTGGAAAAAAGTAGCCATGGTGCTTGGAATTAATTTGCTAGAATTATGAACCATGTCCTTCCAAGCCAAATGGCTTGAGGTCAGGTACAAATTCCCTCTCCCGAACTCGAGCCTTATACCATATGGTTCTTAATCTGTATTGGGTCCAACAATAAAAGGTAAGTTGTAAATGGTTGGGTTGACTCATAATCCGATCCGTTTAGATCGGATCTAACCTATTTTAGAGGATCCATGGGCCGAATCGGATCTGGATTTATTAAATTCAGATCTTATTTGAAATTTGAgtaattttggattttcaattCTACGATCCAACTCGATccgaatctgtaaaattatttgggcccACAAACTACGACCCATGGAATGTAAATACTAGTTCTAAAACCATGAATGGGTTAATCCGAACCATATCCGATTTAGATCCGAATTGGActcgattttttttaattaaatctgGGTTATACATAGATCTGACCTGACCCAAATGATTTATTGGATCAAAAATTGTAACGGTTGACTGATCCAATGCCatctggatccaaaattagaacttgaataaaAAATTAGATTGGGTCGCAATCACTCACCCGACTTATTTGCACCAAGAGGAACCGAGGGACCCACGGAGAGACTTCCTGCCCCTACAACTCTCTACTTTCGCAAGGTGACTACCGTGACCAATTTCATAAAGCAAGAGAGGAAGCAATCATTATCTTAGACCTCACGTGTTTTTTGAACGTTTCCTCACCTTCCAGAGCCAAGCCTGTAACATAGCCCACATGTTTCTCTCCCTTCATCAGCCAATCGCAATCTACCCTTATTTTAGTTCGACGTTACAAACTATAGAAAATTCAAAACCTTAACAAAAAAACCCTTGCGAGTAATCCAAGGCGGCTGTGTCTCCTTCCGCCACCTCGCCCTCTTGGCCTCTTATTATCTGCTCCTCATTTTATTGTTTCATTCCAAACACTTCTCGTTGGTCAAAAGTCAAACCGTCGCCCTCCTTTCCTCCCACCTTCCACACAATCCTTTCAACTGTTCCCATTTAAACTCCCTCACCATTACCACCTGCCTTCTCCATTCAACTCTCATTACATTTCCTCAAAtctcaaagaagagaagagagaaggaagaagagaagatagGGGAGGTGGGACATGGAGGTGGTGGTGCGATTCCAGGACTTCCACTTCGATAGCACGAGCAGCACCCCCTATGTTAGTGCTCCGTCGAGCCCGAAGCGCTTCGGCGACCCCTTCGACCTCTACTGCCACTACACCAGCGCTCCGAGCAGCCCGACGCGCGCTGCCGCCATCTACGCCCACTTCAACACCATGTCCGCCAACAATTCCCTTCGCCTTTCATCGACTTCCCCCCCTTCAGCGATCCCTTTTGATTGGGAGGAAAAGCCCGGCACCCCGAAAGCCcgctccaccgccgccgccgacaCCGATCATGACTTCGACTTTGCTTTTGATTTCAGCGGGCAGCTCGACGAGGCAGGGATGCCGCCGGCATTAACAGCAGCCGATGAGCTCTTTGAGGAGGGGAAGATACGTCCGCTTAAGCCTCCTCCTAGGCTCCAGTACCCAGTCATGGATGACAGGAGCAGCGTTACTGCTTCCTCTCTACGATCGCCCCGGTCCCCTAAGTCCAAGGGGCTTTGGTCTCCCCGCCACCGAGGGAGGGGAGGAAAGGGAGAAGAGTTTGACCCCTTCACCGCAGCGATGGTGGAAGcaacaagagagagagggagggagagagctcCCACCTCTCTCGCTATCCCTTCCTCGAGAAGCAGGAAGGGGTCGAGATCGCTCTCTCCCctaaggggaggaggaggaggaggaggaggaggaggaggcttctttcaAAAGCCTCTGAATTCTCCTCCTCCCACCGCCGCCACTTCTTCCACCAACACGCCGAAGAGTGGTGGGAGCAAGAAGTGGCGGCTGAGGGACTTGCTCCTGTTTCGCAGCGCGTCAGAAGGACGCGCCACCGGAAACAGGAGCAAGGACCCTCTCCGAAAGTACATATTGCTATCCACATCCAACTCCTCATCCATTTCGTCGCCGGTATCTAAGAAGAAGGTCTTAAGTAGGGAAGAggacctgaggaattcgagCTTCAGGTCGGTTGACAGCAATGGGTCGACGCGAAGGGGGAACCAATCCGGAGTCTCCGCACATGAGACGCACTACACCGTGAACCGGGCTGCGACAgaggagatgaagaagaagacaccGCTGCCTTACCGACAGAATCTCTTCAGCTGCCTCCGCTTCAACCCGGCCGTCAACAGGATTGCCAGGGGGTTCGGCAGCTCGTTCACCCACAGGCGATCCTAATGAAACCAGATGACTGCTTGTGTGCGCTTATAGATTTATTCTTCAGCATTCATGCAAAGCCTGTTTCTTTTTCCCTTATTCCTGAATTGGGAATGTGATCATAATTTTGATGGTATGTTTATGTACGtatgtccttcctcttttttttttttttggtgtgtgtTACATCTTGTAATAAGAAGATTTGAGCTTATATACACAGGGTTTTCCTTGCTCCAATGCCTTCAAACTGTGAGAATTCTTTTCCGCAGATAACGATATAAGAGTTCATAACTATCGAGAAAGGAAATGAATGCTGATATGAATGGAAGGCCAGAGAAGCTTAGTATTGTAATTTGATGGGCATAATCATTCATTGGAACTCCACATGGAATGATCTGATTAGATGTATTTGTGGAATATCTCGTAACTCATACGCTGAGTAGACCTCATTTCTTGGCTTATCGAGCCTTCGCTTGCAAAAATATAATGGTGAGAAGAAAGAGTACGGGGCCGCCATGGATGCTGTGGATCTTTAGTCAATATACATGTCTTGGCTTTCTAAAGCCACTTGTGATGATCTCATTGTATCGTTTTTTCCCCAGCTGCCCCTCTATAATAATGGCGAAGGACTTTCTCTTGTTCTGGTTGGCTAGCCATCGGTTGGCTAGTATTGGTCCTTGAAAACCATTCAAGTGGGTTTCCTTTGGTTGGGTTGAAGAGGGACAAGACCATAGTTGCACTTGGGGACGGGTAATATCAAATCAACCACATAGACATGATCTCATGAACCTTGGTTTCCTACTTGAGAAGGAAAAGTCCCAAAGAGAAGCAGAGTAATAAAGATTCCTATGACACTAACAGCTGAAAGAAGATGGTAGCCAAAAGTCATGTGGCATTTTTGTGGCTCGTGGGATTAAAGCTAAGACCAAGTCTCCTATACTTACAGCCAAAGAGAGCAGTGTCATGATCGTTTGAGCACCAGCTGTTGGCTCATTGTCTCTCTCAAACTTCCACTGATTGAGCAATACTAAATCTTCTTGACTCCCTCGCTATTTGTTAGTTATCCTCTGGCTGGTTTGACTTTGATGCATATGAATCCAACATCTACTACATCATGGGACCCTTCGCTTGTCTGCAATTTAATTGCATATAATTCAAACACAGCCTGCAATCGGAATTGCAAATGTAAAACTTATTTTTGTTTGCTTGTTTATAATTAAAAGTTACAAATACAGTTACAACTGTATGATTGTACGAGGCCGAAAGAAATATGATAACCCTGTAGATAATCATCCTCTTAAAAACAATGAACTATTTGCTTTTACAATTATAATTATCatcttattattataattatttaataaaaaaataagaatattattgaattttataatatagcaagaattgattttgattatgATAAAGTTCAAAACATATAGTCGCATGAAATGTTAATCTGTATTCCACATTCAAAATGGGGTTTGTAAGAGCAACATGCAAAGTTGAGCTTTCATAGAGTGCATGATGACTTGCTTGGCAAACTAGAATCCCTGAGAGGTCCAACAGCGCAAAATCTACTAAATATATAATAGAAAAGACCGGGACACCGATCTTATGCGAAGGACCAACTCAATAAATTTATCCAAAAAGCCCTGCCTCTCAATACTTCTACCGTATTAATTTTTCTGGACCCACTATATAAAAAGAtattttctataattataatatttttattataagcaTTTTGGTctaaaaacaaaatataaatcaaaacaaCTTTCTATGTTAAAAGTGCTTCGAAGCTCCATTATTATTTTAGTTTTCTGGTAAAGCTAAAATAACTTTccgatttttttaccaaacatttTTATTctatccaaaagtacttttggaggattAGAAAGTGTTTTCTAGCCCAccctgtgaggcccaatagtctcacatcggaaagactcgttccagagcctaggCACATGAGACGGGtgtccaaatcctgcagacgtattttggatggaaaacaaaaccggagagaGATCTGAGCGGTGCATACGGCGCGCGTGCGGGCCCCGAAAccagacaatatctggcaggggagccctgtgttcccccctcatgtggcccccacgtgggcactgggtgccgcaCGTGTCCCGagaaggcgggggcgtgacatttggtatcagaaccGAGGACAGCTCTTGTTCGATGGTGGAAAGGATGTGAGGTCCAATAGTCCTACATCGAAAAGACACGTTCCAGAGCCTGAGCATATGAggtgggtgtctccaaatcctgcagacgcgttttgggtagaAAACAAAACCGAGAAGGGGTCTGAGCAGTGCGTGCGGGcaccggaaccggacaatatctggcaggggagcctcgTATTCTCTCCTCATGTGGCTCccatgtgggcactgggtgccgcaTGTGCTCCGCGGAGGCGGGGGCATGACACACCCAAAGCTCTGCCAAATAAAaacttaaacaaaaaaaaaaatacattgtaTTTGCTCGGCCCTAGCATTAAATACGAATAATAACGCCAAATGATCCTGGATCCACTTCTCCATTGGTTTGGTTCCTAACAATCTTTGCGTGGACAGGTTCAAGGCCTATCTTCCATTGAATGGTAGGTTAAAGAATTAAAATGATGATGGAGGCTCGTGTTAAGATTTCACATGACGTCTCTACTAAAATGTCTATAACCTGGTGCTGTATTATGTCACCCGGCCTGGAATTTCCTTCTAAAAAGTCAGTCTAATTAGTTTTGGCACCGTTGAAACTTC
Coding sequences within it:
- the LOC103711986 gene encoding uncharacterized protein LOC103711986, encoding MEVVVRFQDFHFDSTSSTPYVSAPSSPKRFGDPFDLYCHYTSAPSSPTRAAAIYAHFNTMSANNSLRLSSTSPPSAIPFDWEEKPGTPKARSTAAADTDHDFDFAFDFSGQLDEAGMPPALTAADELFEEGKIRPLKPPPRLQYPVMDDRSSVTASSLRSPRSPKSKGLWSPRHRGRGGKGEEFDPFTAAMVEATRERGRERAPTSLAIPSSRSRKGSRSLSPLRGGGGGGGGGGGFFQKPLNSPPPTAATSSTNTPKSGGSKKWRLRDLLLFRSASEGRATGNRSKDPLRKYILLSTSNSSSISSPVSKKKVLSREEDLRNSSFRSVDSNGSTRRGNQSGVSAHETHYTVNRAATEEMKKKTPLPYRQNLFSCLRFNPAVNRIARGFGSSFTHRRS